TTGACCCAGTCCTGGATCGGCAGGTCCTTGGCCTGGCACATGCGGAAGATGTCACCCGCACCGACGACCTGTTCCAGCACGACGTCGCCCTTGCCGTCGAGGACCCGCACCGTGCCGGTGGTGGGGATCTCGAAGGTCTTGTCATGGCTGCCGTACTCCTCGGCCTTCTGCGCCATCAGGCCGACGTTGGACACCGAGCCCATGGTCGACGGGTCGAAGGCGCCGTGGGCGCGGCAGTCGTCGAGGACGACCTGGTAGACGCCGGCGTAGCTGCTGTCGGGGAGGACCGCGAGGGTGTCGGCCTCCTTGCCGTCCGGGCCCCACATGTGACCGGAGGTGCGGATCATGGCCGGCATGGAGGCGTCGACGATGACATCGCTCGGCACGTGCAGGTTGGTGATGCCCTTGTCGGAGTCGACCATGGCCAGCGCGGGGCCCTCGACGAGCTCGGCCTCGAAGGACGCCTTGATCTCGGCGCCCTGCTCCACGGAGTCCAGGCCCTTGAGGATGGTGCCGAGGCCGTCGTTCGGGGAGAGACCGGCCGCGGCGAGCGCCTCGCCGTACTTGGCGAAGGTGTTCGGGAAGAAGGCACGGACCACGTGGCCGAAGATGATCGGGTCGGAGACCTTCATCATGGTGGCCTTGAGGTGGACGGAGAACAGCACGCCCTCGGCCTTGGCGCGGGCGACCTGCGCGGTGAAGAACTCGCGCAGGGCGGCGACGCGCATGACGGCCGCGTCGACGACCTCACCGGCGAGCACCGGCACGGACTCGCGCAGCACGGTGGTGCTGCCGTCGTCACCGGAGAGCTCGATGCGCAGCGAACCGGCCTCGGCGATGACCGTGGACTTCTCGGTGGAGCGGAAGTCGTCGACGCCCATGGTGGCGACGTTCGTCTTCGAGTCGGCCGACCAGGCACCCATGCGGTGCGGGTGCGCCTTGGCGTAGTTCTTGACCGAGGCGGGGGCGCGGCGGTCGGAGTTGCCCTCGCGCAGCACGGGGTTCACCGCGCTGCCCTTGACCTTGTCGTAACGCGCGCGGACGTCCTTGTCCTCATCGGTCTGCGGGTCGTCCGGGTAGTCCGGGAGCGCGTAGCCCTGCGCCTGCAGCTCGGCGATGGCAGCCTTCAGCTGCGGGATCGAAGCCGAGATGTTCGGCAGCTTGATGATGTTGGCCTCGGGCTTCTTGGCCAGCGCGCCGAGCTCGGCGAGCGCGTCGTCGATGCGCTGGCCCTCCTCAAGGCGCTCGGGGAAGCCGGCGATGATGCGCCCGGCCAGCGAGATGTCACGGCTCTCGACATTGACCCCGGCCGTCGAGGCGTACGCCTGGACCACGGGCAAGAACGAATACGTCGCCAGGGCCGGGGCCTCGTCGGTGTGTGTATAGATGATGGTCGAGTCAGTCACCCTGTGCTCCGCTCCACGTCTGCAACATTGCTTGACATCAAGATATCTCGTGATCGCTGCCGACTCGACAGGGCCCTGCTCCCCCTGCTCCGGCGGGGGCCGCCGCGGGCGCGGGGGTCAGGGACGCCCCGACGGCGGGACTTCCTCCCCCGGCGGCACCGGCCCCGGCGGGGTGCCTTCGCCGAAGGGGCGTCCGCCCAGTTCTTCCCGGTGGTGCGGGGTCAGCCAGCCCGAGAGATCGGGTCCGACGGGCACGATGCCGGTGG
This sequence is a window from Streptomyces sp. NBC_01217. Protein-coding genes within it:
- a CDS encoding NADP-dependent isocitrate dehydrogenase, coding for MTDSTIIYTHTDEAPALATYSFLPVVQAYASTAGVNVESRDISLAGRIIAGFPERLEEGQRIDDALAELGALAKKPEANIIKLPNISASIPQLKAAIAELQAQGYALPDYPDDPQTDEDKDVRARYDKVKGSAVNPVLREGNSDRRAPASVKNYAKAHPHRMGAWSADSKTNVATMGVDDFRSTEKSTVIAEAGSLRIELSGDDGSTTVLRESVPVLAGEVVDAAVMRVAALREFFTAQVARAKAEGVLFSVHLKATMMKVSDPIIFGHVVRAFFPNTFAKYGEALAAAGLSPNDGLGTILKGLDSVEQGAEIKASFEAELVEGPALAMVDSDKGITNLHVPSDVIVDASMPAMIRTSGHMWGPDGKEADTLAVLPDSSYAGVYQVVLDDCRAHGAFDPSTMGSVSNVGLMAQKAEEYGSHDKTFEIPTTGTVRVLDGKGDVVLEQVVGAGDIFRMCQAKDLPIQDWVKLAVTRARATGVPAVFWLDEDRAHDAQLIAKVKTYLADHDTDGLQIEIMSPEKATAFSIERIRRGEDTISVTGNVLRDYLTDLFPILELGTSAKMLSVVPLMGGGGLFETGAGGSAPKHAQQLIKENYLRWDSLGEFFALAASFEHLAQTTDNARAQVLADTLDRATATFLNEDKSPTRKLGGIDNRGSHFYLALYWAQELAQQNDDAQLAQAFAGLAKTLAEQEQTIVDELIAVQGSPADIGGYYQPDPAKAAAIMRPSATFTQAIASIG